One stretch of Candidatus Poribacteria bacterium DNA includes these proteins:
- a CDS encoding mannonate dehydratase: MATQNPLSKIAPGMKVTAQMSPEPSEADLQLAKQMDVEYVVLWTNGENANYDYFMSRREIFENAGLKIYGFGNSDVHNQDGIVLNLENRDAKVEQYKRYIRDLGRAGIPYTTYAHMGNGIWSTERETTRGGASARAFNLDAADVGHWGGKHYGMPLSHGREFSEEEIWDNYAYFIKQAAPVAEEAGVMIGIHPDDPPAVHLAGIPRCIFSSFEGYKRALEIADSPNVGMCFCVGCWLEGGELMGKDVIESIRYFGERGKIFKVHFRNVDQPLPHFVETFVDNGYQDMYEVAKALREVNFNGVLIPDHIPQMGGDGRIGTAYTIAYMNALVKRANEEVAG, translated from the coding sequence ATGGCAACTCAGAACCCGTTAAGCAAGATTGCACCCGGTATGAAAGTTACGGCACAGATGTCGCCGGAACCGAGTGAGGCTGATCTGCAGCTTGCTAAGCAGATGGATGTTGAATACGTTGTCCTTTGGACGAACGGCGAAAATGCGAACTACGACTATTTCATGAGCCGTCGTGAGATTTTCGAGAACGCTGGACTCAAAATCTACGGATTCGGCAACAGTGATGTCCACAATCAGGACGGAATCGTGCTTAACCTGGAAAACCGAGATGCGAAGGTTGAACAGTACAAACGCTATATTCGTGATCTCGGTAGAGCCGGGATTCCGTATACGACTTATGCACACATGGGGAACGGCATCTGGAGTACTGAGCGTGAAACCACCCGCGGCGGTGCAAGCGCGCGGGCATTTAACCTTGATGCTGCCGATGTAGGACACTGGGGCGGTAAACACTATGGGATGCCGCTCTCACACGGTCGCGAGTTTAGTGAAGAGGAAATTTGGGATAACTACGCTTATTTCATCAAGCAGGCGGCACCAGTGGCTGAGGAAGCCGGTGTGATGATTGGAATCCACCCTGACGATCCGCCCGCGGTACACCTCGCTGGTATTCCGCGATGTATCTTCAGCAGTTTTGAAGGCTATAAACGCGCGCTGGAAATTGCTGATAGTCCGAATGTCGGTATGTGTTTCTGTGTTGGCTGCTGGTTAGAAGGTGGCGAACTGATGGGCAAAGATGTCATTGAATCGATCCGCTACTTCGGTGAACGGGGCAAAATCTTCAAAGTCCATTTCCGCAATGTAGATCAACCGCTTCCGCATTTCGTCGAAACTTTCGTCGATAACGGCTATCAGGATATGTACGAAGTGGCGAAAGCACTCCGCGAAGTCAACTTCAACGGCGTATTGATTCCAGACCATATTCCACAAATGGGAGGCGACGGTCGCATCGGAACGGCGTATACGATCGCCTATATGAATGCACTCGTGAAGCGGGCGAATGAAGAGGTTGCCGGGTGA
- a CDS encoding sulfatase, which yields MSRPNILFIMSDDHASHAISSYGSRINQTPNLDRIADDGMILQNCFCVNSICTPSRANILTGKHSHLNGVKTLSDPLDGRKPNVAKMLRADGYQTAMVGKWHLGHGGNADPTGFDYWNVLPGQGLYHDPVMLTPEGRTTHEGYATDIITDFSLDWLQNRDKERPFFLMCHHKAPHRPWDSDEKHAHMFEDEDVPMPDNFFDDYANRSNAAKEAKMRVFGHMTESDLKIDTLGPPPDGLSEKELANWQYQRYIKEYLRCVASIDDNVGRMLDYLDAEGIADDTMIIYTSDQGFFLGDHGWYDKRFMYEESLRMPFLVRYPREIQAGSSSDAMALNIDFAETWLDYAGVSIPDDMQGTSLRPILNGETADDWRTSMYYRYWMHLTHHYVPAHYGIRTHRYKLIYYYGEALGTTGSIDEPKEPEWELFDLEKDPNEMCSVYDDPTYADIVTELTAELYRLKAEAGDEE from the coding sequence TTGAGTAGACCTAATATTTTATTCATCATGTCCGACGACCACGCTTCACACGCTATCAGCAGTTATGGGAGTCGGATTAATCAAACACCGAACCTCGATCGTATCGCAGATGACGGTATGATTCTCCAAAACTGTTTTTGTGTAAACTCCATCTGTACGCCGAGTCGTGCAAACATTTTGACAGGGAAACATAGCCACCTCAACGGTGTTAAGACGTTGTCAGACCCACTTGATGGCAGGAAACCTAATGTTGCGAAGATGTTGCGTGCAGATGGTTACCAGACAGCAATGGTAGGCAAATGGCACCTCGGACACGGTGGCAATGCGGATCCAACGGGTTTTGACTACTGGAACGTCTTACCTGGGCAAGGACTCTATCACGATCCGGTGATGCTTACACCTGAAGGAAGAACGACCCACGAAGGCTACGCGACTGACATTATCACCGATTTCTCGTTAGATTGGCTCCAGAACCGGGACAAGGAGCGACCCTTTTTCTTGATGTGCCATCACAAAGCACCGCACCGACCCTGGGATTCGGATGAGAAGCACGCCCACATGTTTGAGGACGAAGACGTTCCGATGCCGGATAACTTCTTCGACGATTACGCGAACCGTTCAAACGCCGCGAAAGAGGCGAAGATGCGTGTCTTCGGACACATGACTGAAAGCGATCTCAAGATTGATACGCTTGGTCCGCCGCCTGACGGATTGTCTGAGAAGGAACTGGCAAACTGGCAATATCAGCGTTATATTAAAGAATATCTCCGGTGCGTTGCCTCGATTGATGATAATGTCGGACGGATGCTTGATTATCTGGACGCTGAAGGCATTGCTGATGACACTATGATCATTTATACCTCCGACCAAGGCTTTTTCTTAGGTGATCACGGTTGGTATGATAAGCGTTTTATGTATGAAGAATCTTTACGGATGCCTTTCCTTGTTCGCTATCCGCGTGAGATTCAAGCCGGTAGTTCGTCAGATGCAATGGCGTTGAACATAGATTTCGCAGAGACTTGGCTCGACTACGCAGGGGTCTCAATCCCAGATGATATGCAAGGCACGAGTTTACGCCCTATCCTTAATGGTGAAACCGCAGACGATTGGCGGACCTCAATGTATTACCGTTACTGGATGCATCTGACACATCACTATGTCCCAGCGCACTACGGGATACGGACGCATCGCTATAAACTCATCTATTACTACGGCGAGGCACTCGGTACAACGGGCTCTATCGATGAACCGAAAGAGCCGGAGTGGGAACTCTTTGATCTGGAGAAGGACCCGAACGAGATGTGTAGCGTCTACGACGATCCGACTTATGCAGATATTGTTACCGAATTGACAGCGGAACTCTATCGCCTCAAAGCAGAGGCAGGGGATGAGGAGTAG
- a CDS encoding spermidine/putrescine ABC transporter substrate-binding protein: MHNKYIILALILLTLFIGDSDGQKKQLNVFTWAGYVSDDIREGFEKEYGVSVLVDTYASNEDLLAKLLAGATGYDIIMPSDYMVSILINQDLLSELNRDNIPNFQNISPLFLGKYFDAENKYSVPYTFGTAGIAYDSTVVSPDPDSWAVLWDPKYKNQFSMLDDQRETIGAALKLLGYSFNTTDPEEIKAAKEKLIDQKPLVKQYKSEAEELLIAGDVVMAHCWSGDAFRAVETRPTIRYVIPKEGSSQFIDAVCIPKSAPHKELAEQFISYLLRPEVNAKITAFTKYGTCVPTAKEYLPEHLRAHKFIYPPKEILESLEWLKDPGDFTRHYNRAWEEIKAK, encoded by the coding sequence ATGCACAACAAATATATCATTTTAGCATTGATACTCCTCACGCTTTTCATCGGCGATAGCGATGGGCAAAAGAAACAACTCAATGTCTTTACGTGGGCAGGTTACGTCAGCGATGATATCCGTGAAGGATTTGAGAAGGAATACGGGGTGAGTGTCCTTGTTGACACTTATGCCAGCAACGAGGATCTCCTCGCGAAGTTGTTAGCGGGTGCGACAGGTTACGACATTATCATGCCTTCTGACTATATGGTGTCAATTCTAATCAATCAGGACCTGTTATCAGAATTGAATCGCGATAATATCCCGAACTTCCAGAACATCAGTCCCCTATTCCTTGGCAAATACTTTGATGCTGAAAACAAATATTCCGTCCCCTATACATTCGGCACCGCCGGTATTGCCTACGATTCGACAGTCGTTTCACCAGATCCTGACAGTTGGGCAGTGCTTTGGGATCCGAAATATAAGAATCAATTCAGTATGCTCGATGACCAACGTGAGACAATCGGTGCTGCGCTTAAACTGCTCGGATATAGTTTCAACACAACTGATCCAGAGGAAATCAAAGCGGCGAAAGAGAAACTCATTGACCAGAAACCGCTTGTTAAACAGTACAAGAGCGAAGCGGAAGAACTCCTTATCGCGGGGGATGTTGTGATGGCACATTGCTGGAGTGGGGATGCGTTCCGAGCGGTTGAGACCCGCCCGACGATTCGGTACGTCATCCCGAAAGAAGGCTCCAGCCAGTTTATTGATGCGGTCTGTATTCCGAAATCCGCACCGCATAAGGAACTCGCTGAGCAGTTTATCAGCTATCTGCTACGTCCTGAGGTCAACGCTAAGATTACGGCTTTCACGAAATATGGGACCTGCGTGCCTACAGCGAAAGAATATCTACCGGAACATCTGCGGGCGCACAAATTCATCTATCCGCCGAAAGAGATTCTGGAATCTCTTGAGTGGTTGAAAGACCCTGGAGACTTTACGCGACACTATAACCGGGCATGGGAGGAAATTAAGGCAAAATAG
- a CDS encoding rhodanese-like domain-containing protein, producing MPLKTLEELLAEAKANVGHISTDELTEAEQSVVIIDVRDEPDYDEEHLPNAVSLPRGYIELDIDEVVPDADTHIVTYCGGGTRATLSAQTLKNMGYENVSVLTGGFRGWKAEGLPTEASEE from the coding sequence ATGCCATTAAAAACCCTTGAAGAACTTCTTGCAGAAGCGAAGGCAAACGTTGGACACATCTCCACGGACGAACTCACGGAAGCGGAACAATCCGTTGTTATCATAGATGTGCGTGACGAACCCGACTACGATGAAGAACACTTACCGAATGCGGTTTCACTCCCACGCGGATACATTGAACTTGACATTGACGAGGTTGTGCCGGATGCTGACACACATATCGTCACGTACTGCGGCGGCGGTACACGTGCGACTCTTTCTGCCCAGACGCTAAAAAATATGGGATATGAAAATGTTTCAGTCCTAACCGGCGGCTTTCGCGGTTGGAAAGCCGAAGGGTTACCAACTGAGGCATCCGAAGAATAA
- a CDS encoding Gfo/Idh/MocA family oxidoreductase, with amino-acid sequence MQQNGKYGVLLLGGHRTHQENYASNFAQDERCQLVAFADELDGPPERITLARSLAAELNLPFIADLDEALAREDVHIVSLCTDVERRGRIGAKCAEAGKHVYLDKPMALNAEDADKIVTAVEKNGVKSQMFSNIYSTWARTVQQALTSGSIGQLQAIHCDVLFSKGHPGTAPVGEKRVQKPTLERYSFVEAKPEMFDVGVYAVSMVNWLTQKRVQRVFGGTANYFFQEHRNCGLEDFGALVLTLEDGITATIVGGRYGWQSHAQGGVRKVHLIGTEGSLTFDASANRLEVFAAEPAFEPPEPHPLDPMGMWSSTQAGIGMQPKQQWIDVGSGDDGQREFGAFLDCIEKDVESEMNAEFASHSVEIICAGYRSAATGEVIILN; translated from the coding sequence ATGCAGCAGAATGGAAAATACGGTGTGCTTTTACTCGGTGGACATCGCACGCATCAAGAAAATTACGCCTCGAATTTCGCACAAGATGAACGTTGTCAGTTGGTCGCCTTTGCGGATGAATTGGACGGACCACCAGAGCGAATTACGTTAGCGCGTTCCCTCGCAGCGGAATTAAATCTACCTTTCATCGCCGACCTTGATGAGGCGTTGGCACGTGAGGATGTACATATTGTCAGTCTCTGTACAGATGTAGAACGCCGTGGGCGCATCGGGGCAAAATGTGCCGAAGCAGGAAAACATGTCTATCTTGACAAACCGATGGCACTCAACGCGGAAGATGCTGATAAGATTGTTACTGCTGTTGAGAAAAACGGTGTAAAATCTCAAATGTTTAGCAACATTTATAGTACCTGGGCGCGTACCGTTCAGCAGGCATTGACATCTGGAAGTATCGGGCAGCTTCAGGCAATTCATTGCGATGTTCTGTTCTCCAAGGGACATCCCGGCACCGCGCCGGTTGGCGAGAAACGGGTCCAAAAACCGACTCTCGAACGCTACAGTTTCGTTGAAGCCAAACCTGAGATGTTTGATGTCGGTGTCTACGCTGTGTCTATGGTGAATTGGTTAACGCAAAAACGGGTGCAGCGGGTCTTCGGTGGAACGGCGAACTACTTCTTTCAGGAGCATCGCAACTGCGGACTTGAGGATTTCGGTGCTTTGGTCTTAACCTTAGAGGACGGGATCACCGCAACGATTGTTGGTGGACGCTACGGTTGGCAGAGCCACGCCCAAGGCGGCGTTCGGAAAGTCCATCTCATCGGCACTGAAGGCTCTTTGACATTTGATGCATCAGCGAATCGTTTAGAGGTCTTCGCTGCTGAACCGGCGTTTGAACCACCAGAGCCTCATCCACTTGATCCGATGGGGATGTGGAGTAGCACACAGGCTGGGATTGGGATGCAGCCTAAACAGCAGTGGATAGATGTGGGCAGTGGGGACGATGGACAACGCGAATTCGGCGCATTTCTGGATTGTATTGAAAAGGATGTCGAAAGTGAGATGAACGCAGAATTTGCATCGCATTCTGTGGAGATCATCTGTGCTGGGTATCGTTCCGCAGCGACTGGGGAGGTTATCATTCTCAATTGA
- a CDS encoding clan AA aspartic protease, with amino-acid sequence MWCFITGKIRDERVAIIEVEVIGLNQRAKIEATLDTRFTGYLTLPEFLIHYLRLPQIGTRHTIIAHGGAVLLDLYLAKVIWNGKERDIEVLQTDKQPLVGMSLLRGSRVTLDVVTQMVM; translated from the coding sequence GTGTGGTGTTTTATAACAGGGAAAATTAGAGACGAACGCGTAGCCATCATTGAAGTGGAAGTGATCGGCTTAAATCAACGCGCGAAAATTGAGGCAACTCTTGATACCCGATTTACGGGCTATCTGACACTACCAGAGTTTTTAATTCACTACTTAAGGCTACCACAGATTGGTACTCGGCACACAATTATTGCTCACGGAGGGGCAGTACTTCTCGACCTATATCTTGCCAAAGTGATCTGGAACGGTAAAGAACGCGATATAGAAGTTCTGCAAACAGACAAGCAACCGTTGGTTGGTATGTCACTGCTTCGCGGAAGTCGTGTAACACTGGATGTAGTAACACAAATGGTGATGTAA
- a CDS encoding ATP-binding protein → MLINSGTSRSLVLSGNIHDLFFIRQEEDTDYIPLVPFLTRSWDIPGFILIVYELNGPIRFAQDADREKVKQAFNVWRGTTEPEFDPNASTSKRRSIGLLDAAAEPADVPFTQYMNDAIGSPTLALELLRQFCLLSRSTNAQGEKLLSEKLIIFIEAADMLLPEGEIRSLSLQDRHRISIVQDWISDSNFMNDNDTVIFITESASLVNSRIIRLPQVVTVEIPSPGMPERQHFISWLNNTPKLVEKPLNLWGTQTQLAMLTAGLSIQALRQLLLSARYSGDKLQPEDVINKVSEFIQGQLGEDVVEFKKPAHSLKDIVGNQKLVDFLKTQLIPRITSTGPDAIAGMSVCGPIGSGKTFIFEGLAGELDIPVLVLKNIRSMWFGQTDVIFERLRRLLMALVKVLIFVDEADTQFGDVGRDAHSTERRLTGKIQAMMSDPQLRGNITWLLMTARIYNLSPDLRREGRVGDMVVPVLDPSGEDREAFLRWTLAKVIGDPISEEAVEQLLKLTADYSAASFASLRSDLEAASLYKGRLSTTSDETSELTLDEIIAVVEDRILPDIGPIRRYQTLQALVNCTRKSLLPGDYSPEIRESWVKQIARLETIGVTG, encoded by the coding sequence ATGCTCATCAATTCAGGAACGTCACGGAGTCTCGTTCTATCTGGAAATATCCACGACCTCTTCTTCATACGCCAGGAAGAGGATACGGATTATATTCCACTTGTCCCCTTTTTAACGCGCAGCTGGGACATCCCTGGGTTCATCCTGATCGTTTACGAACTCAACGGTCCTATACGGTTTGCCCAGGATGCTGATCGGGAAAAAGTTAAGCAGGCATTCAATGTGTGGCGAGGGACAACCGAGCCGGAGTTTGATCCAAATGCGAGCACAAGCAAGCGACGTTCCATTGGATTGTTAGACGCCGCTGCCGAACCTGCTGATGTCCCTTTTACACAGTATATGAACGATGCAATCGGGAGCCCGACGTTAGCACTCGAACTCTTACGTCAGTTTTGTCTGCTCTCCCGAAGCACGAACGCGCAAGGCGAAAAACTACTATCAGAGAAACTGATAATTTTCATTGAAGCGGCAGATATGCTGCTCCCAGAAGGTGAAATTCGGAGTCTATCCCTTCAAGATAGACACCGGATTAGTATCGTTCAGGATTGGATTTCAGACTCCAATTTCATGAATGATAACGACACTGTCATCTTCATCACAGAATCAGCGAGCCTTGTGAATTCTCGGATTATCAGGCTGCCGCAGGTGGTCACCGTTGAGATCCCATCACCAGGGATGCCGGAACGCCAGCACTTCATTTCATGGCTCAACAATACACCGAAATTGGTGGAAAAGCCATTAAACCTCTGGGGCACCCAAACCCAACTTGCGATGCTTACGGCGGGTTTATCGATACAGGCATTGCGTCAACTTCTCCTCTCTGCTCGCTACTCTGGCGACAAATTGCAACCGGAAGATGTGATTAATAAAGTGTCCGAATTTATCCAAGGACAGTTAGGCGAAGATGTTGTAGAGTTTAAGAAACCTGCACATAGTCTAAAAGACATCGTTGGTAACCAGAAACTTGTAGATTTTCTGAAGACCCAATTAATTCCGCGTATCACTTCAACGGGTCCTGATGCAATCGCTGGCATGAGCGTTTGTGGTCCCATCGGCAGCGGAAAAACCTTTATTTTTGAGGGACTCGCCGGTGAACTCGATATTCCGGTGCTGGTCCTCAAGAACATTCGGAGTATGTGGTTCGGACAGACGGATGTTATCTTTGAGCGACTCAGGCGACTGTTGATGGCACTTGTGAAGGTGCTTATTTTCGTTGATGAAGCGGATACACAATTCGGGGATGTCGGGCGGGATGCACACAGCACGGAACGGCGGTTGACAGGCAAGATACAAGCGATGATGTCGGATCCGCAACTCCGTGGCAATATCACGTGGCTCTTGATGACGGCGCGTATCTATAACCTCTCACCCGACCTACGGCGAGAAGGTAGGGTTGGAGATATGGTCGTTCCTGTGCTTGACCCGAGTGGCGAAGACCGAGAGGCTTTCCTTCGCTGGACGCTTGCTAAAGTCATTGGGGATCCGATTTCTGAAGAAGCCGTTGAACAACTCCTGAAATTGACAGCGGACTACTCTGCCGCAAGTTTCGCATCGCTACGTTCCGACTTAGAAGCCGCCAGCCTCTACAAGGGTCGTTTGTCAACGACATCAGACGAAACAAGCGAACTGACGCTCGATGAGATCATCGCTGTCGTCGAAGACCGGATTCTCCCCGACATTGGTCCCATTCGACGTTATCAAACCCTACAAGCTCTTGTCAATTGCACCCGAAAATCCTTACTCCCCGGAGACTACTCCCCTGAGATTCGAGAATCTTGGGTGAAACAGATCGCGAGACTCGAGACCATAGGCGTTACCGGATAG
- a CDS encoding UTP--glucose-1-phosphate uridylyltransferase, translating into MEAGRHVRKAVIPAAGFGTRLFPASKAMKKELFPVIDSAGQAKPAIMAIVEEAVKAGVEEVCLIVQPGDTELFESFFKTPPPIEHFNKLSKENQTYCNYLLELGSRVTFVTQDVQEGFGHAVYCAREWVGNEPFLLMLGDHLYGSDEERCCARQVVEAYERVGQSVVGLKVTPIEHLSNFGCVSGVWEEENSLLSVTEFYEKPDAEYAMEHLHVDGMDIDQFLTVFGIYVIQPQIFEFLERNITHNLRERGEFQLTSCLDELRKADGFSGYVVKGRRFDIGLPEEYRQTVIEFRDA; encoded by the coding sequence ATTGAGGCGGGTAGACATGTCCGAAAAGCCGTCATCCCTGCTGCAGGATTTGGAACTCGGTTGTTCCCTGCTTCAAAGGCGATGAAGAAAGAGTTGTTTCCAGTGATTGACAGTGCCGGGCAAGCAAAACCAGCGATCATGGCGATCGTTGAGGAGGCAGTGAAGGCAGGCGTTGAGGAAGTTTGCCTTATCGTTCAGCCAGGTGATACTGAACTCTTTGAGTCGTTTTTCAAAACGCCACCCCCGATTGAACACTTTAATAAACTCAGCAAAGAGAATCAAACGTATTGTAACTATTTATTGGAATTAGGGAGTCGAGTGACGTTCGTTACGCAAGACGTTCAGGAGGGTTTTGGACATGCTGTCTACTGTGCACGGGAATGGGTTGGCAACGAACCGTTTCTGCTCATGCTCGGGGACCATCTCTACGGTTCAGATGAGGAAAGGTGCTGCGCTCGACAGGTGGTCGAGGCTTATGAGCGCGTGGGGCAGAGCGTCGTTGGACTCAAAGTTACGCCGATTGAACACTTGTCGAATTTTGGATGTGTCAGTGGGGTTTGGGAAGAAGAAAACTCGCTACTTTCGGTAACGGAGTTTTACGAAAAACCGGATGCTGAGTATGCGATGGAACATTTGCACGTAGATGGAATGGATATAGACCAGTTCTTGACGGTGTTTGGTATCTATGTAATTCAGCCCCAGATTTTTGAATTTCTTGAACGCAACATCACCCATAATCTCCGCGAGCGCGGGGAATTCCAACTCACTTCCTGTTTGGACGAATTGCGGAAAGCAGACGGATTTTCAGGATATGTTGTTAAAGGCCGCCGATTCGACATCGGGCTTCCTGAGGAATATCGGCAGACAGTTATTGAGTTCAGGGATGCGTAG